ATTCTCCTTTGGAAAAAAATTTCATATTATCCCCGCCAAGCGCCAGGTAATCTGAAGTTGCAATATAATAATCTTTGGCAGGATCTACAGATTTTCCGTTAATCTGGGATTTGGCCAGTTGCCCGTTATTGGTTTCAATATATAAATGAGAAACAGGATTGTTGACCTGGGTTTTTGCATAATAATCAAAAAGTCCCTGAAGGTCTGATCCTTTCATTTTTACAATAATCACTTCATTTTCGAAAGGCATTACTTCAAAAACACTTTTCAGAAGAATATCTCCTTTGCCAATAGTGGTGCGTATTCCCCCGATATTGATCAGGGCTGCGTCTACATTTTTGTTGAGATTTTTTTTCGCCCATACATCTGCACCTTCGAAAGTATAGTCGGCTAAAAGATTACCCAGATTGCTGTTATCACCCTGTTTGGTAAGATCTGTATTGGTATGGGAGATTTTCTGGTTCATCTCCTTGTCCAGTTTTTGCTTATAAGGTTCAATAACTTTTACAAACTCCTCATCATTTTTCAGCTCATCATTAATAGAAATGTTTTTCTGAGACTGAACTTTTGCCAGCTGCAGCGTAGAAGCTGTTTTGCAGGCAGTAAGTGTAGCCAGAGCAATTCCTAGTAACAAGAATTTATTTTTCATATGTTGCAAATTATTTCTTTAAAGGTCATATGTAATCGCCAGGACTTGTAGTGTTTTTATACACGAGTTCAGTCATAGCGATGTCATAATATCTCTTAGTATATGCAAATATAATTATATGTAGAATAAAACATTATTATTTATTACAAATTCTTATGGTAAATTATTAAATTTGGAAAAAATAATTCTAACAGATGAGCATTTTAAAAGGAGTAGGTGTTGCATTGGTAACACCCTTTAATGAAGATTTATCCGTTGATTTCGACAGTTTAACAAAACTTGTTGAATACAATATCGAAAACGGAACCAATTATTTAGTTGTTTTGGGAACTACCGCGGAGGCAGCAACGCTTTCTGATGAGGAGAAGAAACAGGTGATTGAGCATATCATTAAGGTTAATAATAAACGTCTTCCTTTAGTTTTGGGAATTGGCGGTAATAATACTCTTGAGGTAAAGAAACAGATTGAAGAAACAGATCTTTCCGCGTTTGAAGCGGTACTTTCTGTATCTCCATATTATAACAAACCTAATCAGGAGGGGCTTTATCAGCATTATAAAGTACTGGCTTCCACCGGTAAAAATATTATCATTTATAATGTTCCGTCAAGAACAGGGCAGAATATTGAAGCAGATACCACCATCCGTCTGGCAAAAGAATTCCCGAATTTATTCCTGATTAAGGAGGCCGCACCAAACATTCTTCAGTATTTTGATATCCTGAGAAAGAAACCGGAAGGATTTTCACTGGTTTCAGGAGATGATGAGTATACACTTCCTGTGACTTTAGCGGGTGGAAATG
Above is a genomic segment from Chryseobacterium shigense containing:
- a CDS encoding 5'-nucleotidase C-terminal domain-containing protein, producing the protein MKNKFLLLGIALATLTACKTASTLQLAKVQSQKNISINDELKNDEEFVKVIEPYKQKLDKEMNQKISHTNTDLTKQGDNSNLGNLLADYTFEGADVWAKKNLNKNVDAALINIGGIRTTIGKGDILLKSVFEVMPFENEVIIVKMKGSDLQGLFDYYAKTQVNNPVSHLYIETNNGQLAKSQINGKSVDPAKDYYIATSDYLALGGDNMKFFSKGESISTGIRLRDLFIEYFKKNPEVVPNTDVRLNFIGKK
- the dapA gene encoding 4-hydroxy-tetrahydrodipicolinate synthase; its protein translation is MSILKGVGVALVTPFNEDLSVDFDSLTKLVEYNIENGTNYLVVLGTTAEAATLSDEEKKQVIEHIIKVNNKRLPLVLGIGGNNTLEVKKQIEETDLSAFEAVLSVSPYYNKPNQEGLYQHYKVLASTGKNIIIYNVPSRTGQNIEADTTIRLAKEFPNLFLIKEAAPNILQYFDILRKKPEGFSLVSGDDEYTLPVTLAGGNGVISVIGQGYPKEFSTMVQLAFEGKVKEAYEIHNKLVEITRLIFAEGNPCGIKVILTEKGIIKNYLRLPLVPASEGLYAKIKAEMAKI